Within the Corvus hawaiiensis isolate bCorHaw1 chromosome 8, bCorHaw1.pri.cur, whole genome shotgun sequence genome, the region CCATggctccatccacagcccacATCCTTTCCTGGACCATCAGCACAGGCCACTGGTGCGCTGTGCCCACCAACACCTCTCAAACATCCCCAGCCCCCAGGGAAGCTGCTACGGCATCCTTTcacccagctcagctgcaggaaTGTCCCGCTTCTTACGAGCTTCCCAGGGCAACGGGATTTGCCGAGAGATCTGACCGCGCCTGTGGGCACAGGCACGGAGCGCCAGCCGCGGGCACACGGGACGGCGGGGGAACCGCACCTCCCCGGGGACAGACCCCTGCCAGCCGCACCCCCCTCTCGCAGGGataggaggagcagcagagcgGGGTACCCTTCGCATCCCGGGGTGTGCCCGGGGAGGGCGGCCATACGCCGGGCGAGCCCCCCGCGGGCCGGGCGGTcggggcgggagcgggagcggccggGTTCCCGGTgccccgggagcggggccgcaGAGCCCGCCTGCCCCCTGGCGGTGCCGCtccgggccccgccgcctccccaGCCCCCGGCATCCTCCCCCCGCGCTGCTGCGGGGGCCATGCGCGAAACGCGGGGCTCAGCTCCCCCGAGCCGGCTTTCTCCGCTGGTGCCCCCCAGGCAGCTGAGGTCGCGTGCCCCGGGGTCGGGATGCATGCGGTCTTGGAGTCgtggaatgttttgggttggaagggacttttaaaaGCTATCTAGTctaacccctctgccatggacaggggcatcttcaactagatcagagCCCTGTTCAACCTGATCTTGAatgtgtttcaccaccctcattgaAAAAAGCCTTTCTTCCTTATATTCTATTTAAATCAaccctttcagtttaaaattattaGTCCTTGTCCTACCACAACAGGCCCTGCTGaaaagtctgtccccatctttcttataagctCCCTTAAAGTACTGAAATGCCACAGAAAGATCTCCCCAGAGCCAACTCCTCTTCCGTCCTTTCCCCTTTGCTGCAAGGCGCTTTGAAGCCTCATTCTGAGAGCTAAGTAAGGGCTGTTTGGGGCCAGAAGGAAACAGTGGGTAGGTGGAAAGGAGCTGCACAGGTCCCAGAGAGAAATATGATCTAGAAAGGAGCCTGAGCTGAGGATCCACCCTGGATTTCCTACATGGGTCCAGGCAACTGAGAAACTCATTGTCCGAGGGCATCAAATGAGCCAGCATGACAGAACAGCCCATGGTGCTTCTCAGGGACAACATCCAGTGTCTCAGACAAGGAGGACTGGGACAGGCATCAGCATATGGGCCAAGAATACAAGACCGGTTGCAGAGAAACTGCCAGTGAAATATTTAAGGGCAGAACCAGCCACCACGGGTGAGAAATGCCACCTGGCTAAAGTGCAGAAAGGATCAAGCCCTCTCTGGGTACCCAGGCATGGGGGAGACACAACCCCTCAGCAAAGGTCACAGCTCAAACTTGCCCCACTGAAGCGTGCATGGGAAGAACCTGCCAGCCAGCAGTGACCTTTCTTCAGACCTGATGCCTGAGAGACCTTTATTGAGTGTAAGAACAGTTCTTTACAATGCAGATTGACCCAGAACCTCCCCCCAAATGAGACAGGCTGTGAGCTCCCACCCCACCGTAACTGCAGTCAAGAACAGAGCCTGGGCCCCAGTTTCACACTTCCACGTGTATAAAACACAACAAACTGTGAGcaagcaaaagcaaacacattgGAATCAGTGAAAGTGCCTGGCTTTACATCCatctgctggggaaggggccaGGACTGGGTATTTCACAGCCAGGGAAAGGGggtgcagagagcagaggtCCAGGGCAGCAAAAAGGCACAGGGCAAGGATCACCTCCTCCACCTCCAACTCCCAGAAAAgggatgggggagaggggaTATACCAGCAGCATCCATCCAGTTTTGGGATAACCCTCCCAAGGATGTGTGAAAGGAGACACCccggtgctgggagcagcccctgctccccaaaAAGTTACGacagcataaaaagaaaaagcagcaaatgttgAGGTCCTGGCAAGAGGTGTCCAAGGTAAAAACCATCCAGGGAGAGAAGTCCCAGTGAATACCTAGGGGAAAGAATCAGATTGAGACCAGCAGACTCCAGCAGCACGTTCCACCCACACTTGCCACACTGGTACCACAGCCACCCAGATCCTTCCTCCAAGgctgcccagcccctcacctTGCCTGGAGACAAGTTACTGCTTCCTCCTCCTACTTCTTGGCTGGCATAATAGGAGGAagctcctcctcatcctcctcagaCAAGTCATCATCCTCATCCAAGGAAGCATCTTCCCTGTGCACTGGGACACACAAGTAACTGTTATTCAGCAATTAATGTGTGTGCAAATACAACTGGCACCCAAGACACCCCAAGAGCAGAACAGCCCAAGGAGCACTGAAGCAGCTTTCACAGCAGCTAACAGTGGGAAATAGGCAGCATCCCAGTTGGAGGGAGGTCCCAGAAGGGAATGGTGACAGCCAGACATGGAAGAAGGGGACAGTTTGAGACATCCAGACCCCTTTTCCCATACAAGGCTTTAGGGCAGGGAAGGAATCCCTGCACTGAGATGGCCCCTTGGGACAAAGGAGGGACAGAGAATGCATGCCAAGTAGCACCCAGGGcatctcccagcagctccctggcagtTGTTGACACTGGAGCCCCTTCATAGCCCTCACTCCTCCCAAGCTTTTTCCCACCCTTCAGTCCTTACTGATCCTGTGCCAGCCGGCGAGGTGCACTGGGCCAGAGCCCGCTGCCAGGCGAAAGGTCACTGGAGGCTGCAGCTTGAAGTTGTCCAGACTCAGCTGCAAAGAGCAGAGATGGAGCTGAGTTAGGGGCAGAAGCAAAAAGCAGAATATCCTGTAGTTCCCAGCACCTGGCCCAGTAAAACATGTCCACCTGAGGGCACCTTCAGCCAGGCCAAGGGTATTCAGGGCATTTGCCTGTGAGCTGCGGATCCTAGATCAGGATATACAAACATCCAGAGCTGTTCTGTTCCCTGCAGCCATCCACCCCCGAGTCTTTAAATCAGCCTCTTACCAAGGGCTGGCATGACAGCTTCAGATTTGCCACAGGCACAGCGATCTCTTTGTTCTCATGGTTTCGCCCAATGACTTCCACCACATTGCACTCATCCTTGGCACCATCTGTGAGGCAGACCTGGGTGGGAGTGGAGATTGTGAGCAACTGCTCTCCTAAGGGACACGTCAGGGACAGCTGGAGCTCTCCACGGGACAAGTAACCCACAACAATGCTACCAGCCCAGATGTCATGCAAGGTGTGAGGATGCTGCTCCACAAAACAGGGAGAGCACTGAAGCACCCTGTAGCAATTGTCCCCCGACTGCCTCAGAGGGGGCTCTGTGCCTTTCCCAGCTGTGACAGCTGTTTTTGCAGTTACCTCAAGGGAGGCACCTGGGCTGCATTTTTGCTGATCTGATCCACGCTGGCGGGTTCTGTGCTCCCAGGATAGAAAACAATCCAAGTGAGAGCCAGGAATGAAGCCCTGCACCTATGTGGGCTTGGGGAGCAACAAGCCAGAGACCCAGCTGGTGTGAATCTGGTGTGAGGCTCCAACAAGGTCAAATtcaaggcaaaaatatttttcttcaccaCCTGCCTGGAGCATCCCCCTATTCAGCAGTCCTCTGCACCACAGTCTTTGCACAAGCACCTCTGTATGATGGATAATATGATGTGACCACTCTATGACCTGCCCTGAGAGCAGCCAGTCCTGGGGCCTCAGTCACCCAGGGAGTTCCCTGATCCAGTCCAGCCAAGAAAGGAGGATGAGCCTGGAAAGGGGGCTTAAGGATATGGGTGACTACAGGAGAGAACAAGCACAGTTAATTAACATTTCTCTTACCACAGACAGCGCCAAAATGTGGTCAGAGTCATCTTCTTCATCCACCTGAAATGTGTAGGATTTGGTACTGGCAGTCAGCTCACAGCCTAGAAGGAGCAGATCAAAAACCTGTAGCAGGCATTACACAACACCATGCACCACGGGCAAAGTGTTCTGAGGGGGAGCCCTGGCCAAGCATGCACATGGCATCCCTAAACCTCTTTATTTTCTCATGTGAGGAGCAGCATCAGGCCAGGGCACCCTGGGCTCCAGGGTCCCAGAAAACTACGCATCTGCC harbors:
- the NPM3 gene encoding LOW QUALITY PROTEIN: nucleoplasmin-3 (The sequence of the model RefSeq protein was modified relative to this genomic sequence to represent the inferred CDS: substituted 1 base at 1 genomic stop codon): MGRKCPSXRLRGAAAGPFGSVPGGGRGAGRLGTAQHGPPRSQTRSQRRCLMEPHGPACPGSVLFGCELTASTKSYTFQVDEEDDSDHILALSVVCLTDGAKDECNVVEVIGRNHENKEIAVPVANLKLSCQPLLSLDNFKLQPPVTFRLAAGSGPVHLAGWHRIMHREDASLDEDDDLSEEDEEELPPIMPAKK